A window of Desulfobacteraceae bacterium contains these coding sequences:
- a CDS encoding diguanylate cyclase, which translates to MRIAFPSQEDRGFDSPVYGHFGSAHYFIVVESDSGSCETIVNPDRDHLHGHCQPLSAFTGTPLDAVVVGGIGGGALRQLNAAGVQAYRAVEGTVAENLALIRAERLPTFTPAHTCAGHSRDGACSH; encoded by the coding sequence ATGCGTATCGCCTTTCCCAGCCAGGAGGACCGCGGGTTCGACAGCCCGGTTTACGGCCACTTCGGCTCCGCCCATTACTTTATCGTCGTTGAGAGCGACAGCGGCAGCTGCGAAACCATCGTCAACCCCGACCGCGACCATCTCCATGGCCACTGCCAGCCGCTCAGCGCCTTCACGGGCACCCCGCTGGATGCCGTCGTGGTGGGCGGGATCGGCGGCGGCGCCCTGCGCCAACTGAACGCCGCCGGTGTTCAGGCCTACCGTGCGGTTGAGGGCACGGTGGCCGAAAACCTGGCCTTGATCCGGGCCGAACGCCTGCCGACCTTCACCCCGGCGCACACCTGCGCCGGGCACAGCCGGGACGGTGCCTGCAGCCACTGA
- a CDS encoding iron-sulfur cluster assembly scaffold protein: MSNNPTIQPAAFDAMHDMLATAGYSDRAIAYYLEKPNMGKLANADQVSEVTGECGDTMRVYLRIADGVIQDAKFEVMGCPGAVASAMAVADMVKGASLAKARSIRDADIFRCLVGIPDQKQDCIRLAAKTLQRALEDYQPGNGQKA; the protein is encoded by the coding sequence ATGAGCAACAACCCGACCATTCAACCGGCAGCTTTCGATGCCATGCACGACATGCTGGCCACCGCGGGTTATTCCGACCGGGCCATCGCCTATTACCTGGAGAAGCCCAACATGGGCAAACTGGCGAATGCCGACCAGGTCAGTGAAGTCACCGGGGAGTGCGGCGACACCATGCGGGTGTACCTCAGAATCGCCGACGGGGTGATTCAGGATGCCAAGTTCGAGGTCATGGGCTGTCCCGGTGCCGTGGCCTCGGCGATGGCGGTGGCCGACATGGTCAAAGGCGCCAGCCTGGCGAAGGCCCGGTCGATTCGCGATGCGGATATCTTTCGCTGCCTGGTGGGAATTCCAGATCAGAAACAGGACTGTATCCGGCTGGCGGCCAAGACCCTGCAACGGGCCCTGGAGGACTACCAGCCCGGAAATGGTCAGAAAGCGTGA
- a CDS encoding zinc ribbon domain-containing protein, with protein sequence MPLFDYLCPDCGQTSEILTGAGAEAPVCPACGGNRLKKLLSAHSSFSGASRHALPGSGDTACCGSTPGHAGCAGPGSCCGHKAR encoded by the coding sequence ATGCCGCTTTTCGACTACCTTTGTCCCGACTGCGGTCAAACTTCCGAAATCCTGACCGGCGCTGGCGCCGAGGCGCCGGTCTGCCCGGCGTGCGGCGGCAACCGGCTTAAAAAGCTGCTGTCCGCGCACTCCTCTTTTTCCGGCGCCTCGCGGCACGCCCTGCCTGGTTCGGGGGACACCGCCTGCTGCGGTTCCACACCGGGCCACGCAGGCTGTGCCGGCCCCGGGAGCTGCTGCGGCCACAAGGCCCGCTAG